The sequence CTGGGCTGGCGGCTGGCCTTCGGCATCGGCGTGGCCCTCGGCCTGGTCATCCTGCTGGTGCGCCGGCACGTCCCGGAGAGTCCGCGCTGGCTGTTCACCCACGGCCGGGCCGAGGAGGCCGAGGAGGTGGTGGCCGAGGCCGAACGCATCGTGCGGGAGGAGTACGGCCGCGAGCTGCCGCCCGTCGAGGGCGGACCGATCCGCATCCGGGAGCGCGGCCCGCTCGGCTTCGGCACCATCGCCCGCACGGTCGTCACCCGCTATCCGCGCCGCACCGTGCTCGGCCTGTCCCTGTTCATCGGGCAGGCCTTCCTCTACAACGCGGTGACCTTCGGCTACGCGGTGATCCTCACCAAGTTCTTCGCCGTCCCCGAGGGCGACACCGGGTACTACTTCGCGGTGATCGCGGTCGGCAACTTCCTCGGTCCGCTGCTGCTGGGCGGCCTGTTCGACTCCGTCGGGCGCAAGCCGATGATCGCCGGCACCTACATCGGCTCCGGTGTGCTGCTGTTCGGCACCGCGCTGCTCTTCCAGCAGGGCTCCCTGTCCGCCGTGACCATGACCGCCTGCTGGACGGCCGTCCTGTTCCTGGCCTCCGCGGGCGCCAGCTCCGCCTACCTGACGGTCAGCGAGATCTTCCCGCTGGAGACCAGGGCGATGTGCATCGCCTTCTTCTACGCCGTCGGCACCGCCGTCGGCGGCATCAGCGGCCCGTTGCTCTTCAACGGCCTGGTGGGCAGCGGAAAGGTCTCCGACACCACCCTGGCCTTCTGCATCGGCGCCACCCTGATGACCCTCGCCGGACTGGTCGAGGCGGCGATCGGCGTCAAGGCCGAACGGCGCAGCCTGGAGTCACTGGCCGCTCCGCTCAGCGCCGTCGAACCCGAACGGACCGGGTAGGACGGGCGAGGGATACGGCCGAGGAGTACGGGCGAGGGCCACGGCCGAGTGCTACGGACGGGGTGCGCGGGCTCGGTCCGCGGAGCGGCGCGGTGCGAGCGCGCACCAGGTGAGGACGGCGCCCAGGGCGGACAGGGCGGCGAGGACGAGGCCGAGGGTGTGGAAGGCGTCGGTGAAACCCTCGGCCAGGGCGGCGCGATGGGCCTCGTCCACCCGGCCCTGGACGGCGTGCCCGGCCAGCCGGGTCGCGGCCTCGGAGGGGAGGCCGCCGCCCGTCGACCGGGCGGCGGTGAGCGTCGTGAGCAGGGCGGCCGCGCCGGCGACGGCCACCGACTCACCGGTGATCCGCATCGTGTTGAAGATGCCCGCCGCGGCGCCGGCGTTCTCGACCGGGACGGTGCCGACGGCGGCGTTGTCCATCACTCCGAACGCCAGCCCGACGCCCATGCCGAAGGGGAGCAGCGGAAGCGCCAGGGCCGGCCACGATCCGTCGCCGCGCAGGGTCGTCAGGAGCAGGGCGCCGACCATGATCAGCACGGAGGCGGCGGTCAGCACCGCCCGCACGGAGGTGCGCGCGGCCAGCCGGGCGGCGGCGAGCGGCAGGAGCAGCACCGGTGCGGTCATCGGCAGCAGGAGCAGTCCGCTGGCCGAGGTCGAACGGCCGGCGACGCCCTGGAGGTAGGCGGGCAGGTAGACCAGCAGGACGACGAAGCCGAGGGTGACGGTGAAGGGCTGGCAGACCAGCGCGGCGAACTCGGGCCTGCGGAACAGCCGGACGTCGAACATCGCGCGCTCGCCCAGACGGACCTCCACCGCGGCGAACAGCACCACCAGCGCCACGGCCGCGGCGAGCAGCAGCAGGGTGCCCGGTGCGGCCCAGCCCGCGGCCCCGGCCCGGACGAAGGCGAGCGAAAGGAAGGCCAGTCCGGCGGTGAAGGCGGCCGGCCCGGCCAGGTCCAGGGCGGTCCCGGCGGGGTTGCGGGACTCCGGGGCGCGGGTCGCGCACAACCAGGCGGGCACCGACATCACCGCGACCAGGAGGAACACCGAGCGCCAGCCGGCCAGTTCGACCAGGACCCCGGCGAGCGGCGGCCCGATCGCCAGGCCCGTGCCGAACGACGTGCCGAGGATCCCGAAGGCCAGCTGTCGGCGCCGGCCGGACGTGGCGTGAGCCAGTACCGCCGCGCCCGAGGCCAGGACGGCCGCCGCACCGCATCCCTGGACCGCCCGGGCCGCGTCCGCCAGGGCCATCGAGGGCGACAGTGCGACCAGCAGCGACATCGCACCGACCAGGGCGATGCCGGTCAGCAGGACGCGGCGGCGGCCGAACCGGTCCGCGAGGCCGCCGGCCGCGAGCGGCAGGGCGGCGAACGTGACGTTGAAGGCGTTCAGCATCCACTGCGCGGAGCCGGTCGAGGAGCCCAGCCGGGCGGCCATGTCCGGCAGGGCGACCGCCGCCCCGGTGACGGAGAACGGCAGCATCACTCCGGCGGAGGCGACCGCGAGCACCGTCGGCCAGTAGCCGCGCCCGATGTCGCCGCCACCGCCGCCGGTCCGGGTCCCGGACCGGGTCCGAGTCCCGGACCGGGCCGGGGACGGTGGCGGCGACGGGGCGGCGAGGGCAGGAGGGGCAGCGAGGGCGAGCGGGGCGGAGTGCCCGGTTCGCGCGGAAGGGGCGGAAGGAGTGGACATGACGTCGATCGTTCGCGAGGACCACCCGCGCATGAAGGACCCGCCGTTCCCTGGGACCGACAGGGCCACCCTCCCGCCGCCGCACCCCCCGCCGGCACCTCCATACTGGAACGCATGGCCGGGACGAACACGATCAGCGACAGGCTCGGTGACTACCTTCGGGCGCGGCGCGCCCTGGTGTCACCGGCGGACGTGGGCCTGCCGCCGACCGGCCGCCGCCGCGTGCCCGGACTGCGACGCGAAGAGGTCGCCGAACTGGTCGGGCTGAGCACCGACTACTACGTCCGCCTGGAGCAGGGACGCGCCGACCGTCCGTCCGACCAGGTCCTCGACGCTCTCGGCCGAGCCCTGAGGCTCGGATCCGCCGAACGCGCCCATCTGCACGACCTGGCCCGGCCGCCCCGCCCGGCCCGGACGACGGCAGCGGCCGGTGTCCGGAGCGAGGTGCTGCGCCCGGCGGTGCGGCAGGTCGTCGAGGCCGTCCCCGTCTCCCCCGCCCTGGTCATGAACGATCGGAGCGACGTCCTGGCCTGGAACCGGCCGGCGACCGCTCTGATCGCCGACTTCCCCAACTTGGCGCCGCGCGAGCGGAACATGGCCCGACGGATCTTCCTGGCCCCGGACGCCCGCGAGGTCCACTCCGACTGGGACGAGGCCGCGCGCACCACGGTCGGCGTCCTGCGCATGGCCGCCGGGCGGCGCCCGCACGACCCGGAACTCGTGCGCCTCGTCGGCGAACTGTCGCTGGGCAGCGACAGCTTCCGCAAGCTGTGGGCCGGCCACCATGTGCACGAGAAGACCCACGGCCCCAAGCGCTTCCGGCATCCCGTCGTCGGCGATGTCGCGCTGACCTACGAGACCTTCCAGGTCCCGGGCGCCGCCCACCACGTCCTCGTGGTCTACACGGCCCCGCCCGGCAGCCCCGCCGAGCAGGCCCTGCACCTCCTCGACCGGTCCGACGGTGTGCCCGCGGTCCGCTGAGGCCTCACCGCACGGAAGCCCGCCGGCCGACCGTGGTGATCTCCACCGCCCCGGGAAGGACGACGGCCGGGGGGCCGGGGGCGGGGGCGGAGACGGCTCCGCACGGGTGACGGGCGTTGCCGTGCGGGCCGGATCTCCCGGGCGGCGGCTCGGTACGGTGTCACCATCTGGGGCGTATCCGGCACGATTCGACCGGTTCCCCCTGGAGGATCCCCGTATGAGCCGCCGCACCCACCGCCCCGCCCTCCTCACGGCCCTGGCGCTCGCCGTCGCCCCGCTCGCCGGTTGCGGCGGTGTCGACGC comes from Streptomyces sp. TLI_053 and encodes:
- a CDS encoding MFS transporter, which translates into the protein MSDPVEGAGREVRQRPPAQDRPGDGVVETDVPARLDRLPWSRWHWRIVIGLGTVWILDGLEVTIVGNMAARLAESGSGITITTTQVTTIAAAVYVAGACSGALFFGWLTDRLGRKKLFMITLAVYLAATAVTAFSWSAWFFFLCRFFTGFGIGGEYAAINSAIDELIPARVRGRIDLVINGSFWIGAAIGAFASIALLNTALFATDLGWRLAFGIGVALGLVILLVRRHVPESPRWLFTHGRAEEAEEVVAEAERIVREEYGRELPPVEGGPIRIRERGPLGFGTIARTVVTRYPRRTVLGLSLFIGQAFLYNAVTFGYAVILTKFFAVPEGDTGYYFAVIAVGNFLGPLLLGGLFDSVGRKPMIAGTYIGSGVLLFGTALLFQQGSLSAVTMTACWTAVLFLASAGASSAYLTVSEIFPLETRAMCIAFFYAVGTAVGGISGPLLFNGLVGSGKVSDTTLAFCIGATLMTLAGLVEAAIGVKAERRSLESLAAPLSAVEPERTG
- a CDS encoding MFS transporter, yielding MSTPSAPSARTGHSAPLALAAPPALAAPSPPPSPARSGTRTRSGTRTGGGGGDIGRGYWPTVLAVASAGVMLPFSVTGAAVALPDMAARLGSSTGSAQWMLNAFNVTFAALPLAAGGLADRFGRRRVLLTGIALVGAMSLLVALSPSMALADAARAVQGCGAAAVLASGAAVLAHATSGRRRQLAFGILGTSFGTGLAIGPPLAGVLVELAGWRSVFLLVAVMSVPAWLCATRAPESRNPAGTALDLAGPAAFTAGLAFLSLAFVRAGAAGWAAPGTLLLLAAAVALVVLFAAVEVRLGERAMFDVRLFRRPEFAALVCQPFTVTLGFVVLLVYLPAYLQGVAGRSTSASGLLLLPMTAPVLLLPLAAARLAARTSVRAVLTAASVLIMVGALLLTTLRGDGSWPALALPLLPFGMGVGLAFGVMDNAAVGTVPVENAGAAAGIFNTMRITGESVAVAGAAALLTTLTAARSTGGGLPSEAATRLAGHAVQGRVDEAHRAALAEGFTDAFHTLGLVLAALSALGAVLTWCALAPRRSADRARAPRP
- a CDS encoding helix-turn-helix transcriptional regulator; protein product: MAGTNTISDRLGDYLRARRALVSPADVGLPPTGRRRVPGLRREEVAELVGLSTDYYVRLEQGRADRPSDQVLDALGRALRLGSAERAHLHDLARPPRPARTTAAAGVRSEVLRPAVRQVVEAVPVSPALVMNDRSDVLAWNRPATALIADFPNLAPRERNMARRIFLAPDAREVHSDWDEAARTTVGVLRMAAGRRPHDPELVRLVGELSLGSDSFRKLWAGHHVHEKTHGPKRFRHPVVGDVALTYETFQVPGAAHHVLVVYTAPPGSPAEQALHLLDRSDGVPAVR